The window CAATGCGCGCGTGCCTTCGGCCTGCAGCGCGAGTCGCTGCCGGCGCAGGCTGAGTTGGTGGGCCAGCAATTCTTCCAACGCCAAGCGACGCTGCGCCGGATGCAGGCCGGTCTGCAAGGCGGTGACATCGGCCTCGCGCGGTGGCGCGTGCAGGGTCAGCAGCGCCTCGCGCAACGTGGGTAATCGCATCTCGCGCAGCCATCCGCGCGGGAGCAACTCCAACACGTCCTCGTCCGGCAAACGCTGCAGGGCCAGGCCGATCAGCTTGCGCAGGTTGGCCGGGCCGATCCCTTCGACCTCCGGATAGACCGGATCCAGCGCCTCGCCCAGACCGTGCTCGCCGGCATCGAGGACGCGATAACTCGGATGCACGATCTCCAGCCCGAGCTGGCCCGCGCGTGGCATGCCGTAGGCGCGGATGCGCGCGCCCGGCACGAACTGCGACAGCTGCTGGGCGCGGAAATGGAAGAAGCGCAGCACCAGCGTGCCGCGCGACTCGTCGGACAGCGCGACGCGCAACATCGGCCGGTAGCGAAAGCCGCGTTCGACCGCTTCGACCTTGCCCTCGACTTGCGCGGCCACACCCGGACGCAGGTCGCGGATCGCGGTCAGCGCGGTGCGATCTTCGTAGCCGCGCGGCAGGTGCAGCCACAAGTCCTGCAGGTTGGCCAACCCGCGCGCGGCCAGTTTCTCCGCGACCGCGGGGCCCACGCCCGGCAGCACCGACAGCGGCGTCGCGCTGGCCGCCAGGGCGGGTGCGGGTCCCGAAGGGCGTGGCACGCCGGGCTCAGTCCGCCTGTGGCAGGACCATCAGCGCATCGACCTCGAACGCGGCACCTTTCGGCAGCGCCGGCACCTCGATGGTCGAGCGCGCCGGATACGGTTGCGCGAAGTACTCGCCCATCACCGCGTTGACCGCGGCGAACTGCGACAGATCGGTCAGATACAGACCGACACGGGTGATGTCGTCCATCGTGCCGCCCGCGGCATCGCACACGGCCTTGAGGTTGTCGAAGGCGCGGCGTGCCTGCGCGGTGATGTCGCCGGCGACGAGTTCGCCGGTAGCCGAATCAAGCGGGATCTGGCCGCTGAAGAACACCAGGTTGCCGGCGCGGGTGGCTTGCGAATACGGACCGATCGCGGCGGGCGCGCGGTCGCTGTGGATGGCGGTGCGGGGCATGCGGGCTGGTTCCGTCGGGGAAGTCGACAGTGTAACGACGCTACAGCCGGCCGACCCCGTGGACCACGCCTAGCCGGCGGATGCGGCGCATCACTTCGGCCAGGTGCTTGCGATCGCTGACCTCGATCGAGAAACGGATCGCCGCGGTATGGGTGTCGCGCTCCAGGTACTCGACACGGTCGATGTTGGATTCGGCGTGCGCGATCGCCGCGGCGACCTGGGCCAGCACGCCGGGTCGGTTCTCGACTTCGATGCGCAACGCCGCATCGAAGTCGCCGGAGACGGCGCGATCCCAGCCGATCGCCACCCAGCGCTCCGGCGACTTGCGGAACTCGGCCACGTTCGGGCATTCCAGCCGGTGCACCACGATGCCCTTGCCGGCGCTGTGGTAGCCCATGATCTCGTCGCCCGGGATCGGCATGCAGCATTGCGCGAAGCTGATCACCCCGCGCTCGGAACCGGTGATCAGGATGCGCTCGCCGGGCACCGCATCCGGTTGCAGCAAGTTCGGCGGCTGCTCCTGCGCGAGCGTCAGCGCGACCTGCGTGGGCATGCGGTTGCCCAGGGCGATGTCGGCCAGCAACGCTTCCAGCCGAGGGAAACGGTTCTCCGCCAGATAGCCGTCCAGGCGCGCCAACGGCAGCCGATCCAGCGAAGTGCCCCGCTCGCCCAGCGCGCGATCCAGCATGTGGTGGCCGACGCGGACCGCATCCTCGTGTTCGAGATGCTTGAGCTGCTGGCGGATCGCGGTGCGCGCCTTGCCGGTGACCACGTATTCCAGCCACTGCGGGGCCGGCGAGGCCGACTTGGCGGTGATGATCTCCACGGTCTGGCCACTCGCAAGCTGCGCACGCAGCGGGGCCAGCTTGCGGTCCACCCGCGCGGCGACCGCATGGTTGCCGACATCGGTATGCACCGCATAGGCGAAGTCGAGCGCGGTGGAATTGCGCGGCAACGACAGGATGTCGCCCTTCGGACTGAACAGGTAGACCTCGTCCGGGAACAGGTCGACCTTGACGTTCTCGAGGAACTCGAGCGATGAACCGGTACCGCGCTGGCTTTCCACCAGGCCGGCGATCCACGCCGAGGCGCGGCTCTGCGCGCTGTTGCCGGCGTCACCGCCATGCTTGTACGCCCAGTGGGCGGCGACGCCGCGCTCCGCGACAAGGTCCATTTCCCGCGTGCGGATCTGCACTTCGATCGGCGAGCCGTAGGGCCCGAACAGCACGGTGTGCAGCGACTGGTAACCGTTCGCCTTGGGGATCGCGATGAAGTCGCGGAAGCGCGCGTCCAGTGGCTTGTATACGGAGTGGACGACGCCGAGCGCGTGGTAGCAGTCCGGCACGCTATCGACGATGACCCGGTAGCCGAACACGTCCATGACCTGGTCGAAGCTGCGGTTCTCCGCGTGCATCTTGGTGTAGATGCTCCAAGGCGTCTTGATCCGCCCGACCAGCCGGTGCGGCAGTTTCTCCAGCGCCAGTTTCTGCGCCAAGCGCGCTTCGATCTGCGCCAGCGCCTCGCGGCGCACGACCGGCTGGCTGCGGATGCGTTTCTCGATTACCGCGTGCCGCCACGGATGCAGCGCGCGGAAGCCGAGGTCCTGCAGCTCGGACTTGATCAGGTTCATGCCCAGCCGCTGGGCGATCGGCGCGAAGATTTCCAGCGTTTCCACCGCGATGCGCCGGCGCGCTTCCGCGGACTGCGCACCCAGCGTGCGCATGTTGTGCAGGCGATCGGCCAGCTTGATCAGGATGACCCGCAGGTCGCGCGACATCGCCAGCAGCATCTTGCGGAAACTCTCCGCGGCGGCTTCCTGGCGGTCGGCGAAGTGCAGCTTGTCGAGCTTGGTGACGCCATCGACCAGTCCCGCGACGGTCTCGCCGAACTGCGCGGCCAGGTCCTGGCGGGAGAGCGGCGTGTCCTCGATGGTGTCGTGCAGGATCGCGGCGACCAGGGTCTCCACGTCCAGGCCCTGCTCGGCCAGCACCTGCGCTACCGCGACCGGATGGGTGATGTAGGGCTCGCCTGACTTGCGG of the Thermomonas carbonis genome contains:
- a CDS encoding RidA family protein; the protein is MPRTAIHSDRAPAAIGPYSQATRAGNLVFFSGQIPLDSATGELVAGDITAQARRAFDNLKAVCDAAGGTMDDITRVGLYLTDLSQFAAVNAVMGEYFAQPYPARSTIEVPALPKGAAFEVDALMVLPQAD
- a CDS encoding RelA/SpoT family protein, whose translation is MSPGDPALALPLTAPDEDAVPDYVQSLERAANYLPQAQRAQLRRAWAVGAAAHAGQTRKSGEPYITHPVAVAQVLAEQGLDVETLVAAILHDTIEDTPLSRQDLAAQFGETVAGLVDGVTKLDKLHFADRQEAAAESFRKMLLAMSRDLRVILIKLADRLHNMRTLGAQSAEARRRIAVETLEIFAPIAQRLGMNLIKSELQDLGFRALHPWRHAVIEKRIRSQPVVRREALAQIEARLAQKLALEKLPHRLVGRIKTPWSIYTKMHAENRSFDQVMDVFGYRVIVDSVPDCYHALGVVHSVYKPLDARFRDFIAIPKANGYQSLHTVLFGPYGSPIEVQIRTREMDLVAERGVAAHWAYKHGGDAGNSAQSRASAWIAGLVESQRGTGSSLEFLENVKVDLFPDEVYLFSPKGDILSLPRNSTALDFAYAVHTDVGNHAVAARVDRKLAPLRAQLASGQTVEIITAKSASPAPQWLEYVVTGKARTAIRQQLKHLEHEDAVRVGHHMLDRALGERGTSLDRLPLARLDGYLAENRFPRLEALLADIALGNRMPTQVALTLAQEQPPNLLQPDAVPGERILITGSERGVISFAQCCMPIPGDEIMGYHSAGKGIVVHRLECPNVAEFRKSPERWVAIGWDRAVSGDFDAALRIEVENRPGVLAQVAAAIAHAESNIDRVEYLERDTHTAAIRFSIEVSDRKHLAEVMRRIRRLGVVHGVGRL